GGCGCCGCCGTGGAAGCCGGCGGCACGGATAATGCGACCCCGGGCAGTCCGGCCGAGGGCAACGTACTGGACAACGACAGCGACGTGGATGCCGGCGACCAGAGCGTGGTGTCGGCCATCCAGAACCCGGGCAGCACCGCCGGCATCGTGGGCGGCGAGGCTGTCGGCCAGTATGGCACGCTGATCCTGCAGGCCGATGGCTCGTACCGCTACGAGGTCGACGATACGCTGGCGGCGGTGCAGCAGCTGCGCGCGGGCCAGTCGCTGCAGGAAACCTATACCTACACCGTCCAGGATCTGGCCGGGCTGACGCATACGGCCACGCTGACCATCACCATC
This genomic stretch from Bordetella petrii harbors:
- a CDS encoding VCBS domain-containing protein, producing GAAVEAGGTDNATPGSPAEGNVLDNDSDVDAGDQSVVSAIQNPGSTAGIVGGEAVGQYGTLILQADGSYRYEVDDTLAAVQQLRAGQSLQETYTYTVQDLAGLTHTATLTITIAGSYDAPQAQDDTDAATPATAISPAVDATGSVLANDTDV